Proteins co-encoded in one Pongo pygmaeus isolate AG05252 chromosome 23, NHGRI_mPonPyg2-v2.0_pri, whole genome shotgun sequence genomic window:
- the LOC134739254 gene encoding uncharacterized protein LOC134739254 → MAEQDKDPRVQENPDDQRRVPEVTRDARSAFRPLSDNGGLSPFVPRPGPLQRDRHAQRSEFRYNQRSQTSWTSSCPELNSISSSYSSTGGLLGLKRRWGPASSHCQLTRSSSKTVSEDGPQAVSSGHTQCEKTADIAPGQTLALRNGSPRSQASRPRKRKLPLPSRRQGDPLMLPPPLVLGFQVTAEDLDLEKEAAFQRINSELRAEAKAISDCRPSRPSHALSSLATGTSGVPTISKAPSMDAQQERHKSQDCLGPVAPLASAAEVPSTAPVSGKKHRPPGPLFSSSDPLPATSSHSRDSAQVTSLIPAPFPAASMDADIRRTTPGTSAPAAAAEAPPPSTLNPTSGSLLNGVDGGPSHFWATVTAEAGAQRSEVRYNKRSQTSWTSSCPKQIATSSSYSSTGGLPGLKRRWGPASSHCQLTCSSSKTVSEDGPQAVSSGHTQCEKTADIAPGQTLALRNGSPRSQASRPRKRKLPLPSRRQGDPLMLPPPLVLGFQVTAEDLDLEKEAAFQRINSELRAEAKAISDCRPSRPSHALSSLATGTSGVPTISKAPSMDAQQERHKSQDCLGPVAPLASAAEVPSTAPVSGKKHRPPGPLFSSSDPLPATSSHSRDSAQVTSLIPAPFPAASMDADIRRTTPGTSAPAAAAEAPPPSTLNPTSGSLLNGVDGGPSHFWATVTAEAGAQRSEVRYNKRSQTSWTSSCPKQIATSSSYSSTGGLPGLKRRWGPASSHCQLTCSSSKTVSEDGPQAVSSGHTQCEKTADIAPGQTLALRNGSPRSQASRPRKRKLPLPSRRQGDPLMLPPPLVLGFQVTAEDLDLEKEAAFQRINSELRAEAKAISDCRPSRPSHALSSLATGTSGVPTISKAPSMDAQQERHKSQDCLGPVAPLASAAEVPSTAPVSGKKHRPPGPLFSSSDPLPATSSHSRDSAQVTSLIPAPFPAASMDADIRRTTPGTSAPAAAAEAPPPSTLNPTSGSLLNGVDGGPSHFWATVTAEAGAQRSEVRYNKRSQTSWTSSCPKQIATSSSYSSTGGLPGLKRRWGPASSHCQLTCSSSKTVSEDGPQAVSSGHTQCEKTADIAPGQTLALRNGSPRSQASRPRKRKLPLPSRRQGDPLMLPPPLVLGFQVTAEDLDLEKEAAFQRINSELRAEAKAISDCRPSRPSHALSSLATGTSGVPTISKAPSMDAQQERHKSQDCLGPVAPLASAAEVPSTAPVSGKKHRPPGPLFSSSDPLPATSSHSRDSAQVTSLIPAPFPAASMDADIRRTTPGTSAPAAAAEAPPPSTLNPTSGSLLNGVDGGPSHFWATVTAEAGAQRSEVRYNKRSQTSWTSSCPKQIATSSSYSSTGGLPGLKRRWGPASSHCQLTCSSSKTVSEDGPQAVSSGHTQCEKTADIAPGQTLALRNGSPRSQASRPRKRKLPLPSRRQGDPLMLPPPLELGFRVTAEDLDLEKEAAFQRINSELRAETRAISDCRPSRPSHTLSSLATGASGLPAISKAPSMDAQQERHKSQDCLGPVAPLASAAEVLSTAPVSGKKHRPPGPLFSSSDTCPATSSHSRDSAQVTSLIPAPFPAASMDAGIRRTRPGTSAPAAATAAPPPSTLNPTSGSLLNGVDGGPSHFWASAAAEAGAQRSEVRYNKRSQTSWTSSCTTRNAISSSYSSTGGLPGLKQKRGPASSHCQLTLSSSKTVSEDGPQAVSSGHTRCEKAADIAPGQTLAPRNGSPRSQASRPRRRNELRAEAKAISDCRPSRPSHALSSLATGTSGVPTISKAPSMDAQQERHKSQDCLGPVAPLASAAEVPSTAPVSGKKHRPPGPLFSSSDPLPATSSHSRDSAQVTSLIPAPFPAASMDADIRRTTPGTSAPAAAAEAPPPSTLNPTSGSLLNGVDGGPSHFWATVTAEAGAQRSEVRYNKRSQTSWTSSCPKQIATSSSYSSTGGLPGLKRRWGPASSHCQLTCSSSKTVSEDGPQAVSSGHTQCEKTADIAPGQTLALRNGSPRSQASRPRKRKLPLPSRRQGDPLMLPPPLVLGFQVTAEDLDLEKEAAFQRINSELRAEAKAISDCRPSRPSHALSSLATGTSGVPTISKAPSMDAQQERHKSQDCLGPVAPLASAAEVPSTAPVSGKKHRPPGPLFSSSDPLPATSSHSRDSAQVTSLIPAPFPAASMDADIRRTTPGTSAPAAAAEAPPPSTLNPTSGSLLNGVDGGPSHFWATVTAEAGAQRSEVRYNKRSQTSWTSSCPKQIATSSSYSSTGGLPGLKRRWGPASSHCQLTCSSSKTVSEDGPQAVSSGHTQCEKTADIAPGQTLALRNGSPRSQASRPRKRKLPLPSRRQGDPLMLPPPLELGFRVTAEDLDLEKEAAFQRINSELRAETRAISDCRPSRPSHTLSSLATGASGLPAISKAPSMDAQQERHKSQDCLGPVAPLASAAEVLSTAPVSGKKHRPPGPLFSSSDTCPATSSHSRDSAQVTSLIPAPFPAASMDAGIRRTRPGTSAPAAATAAPPPSTLNPTSGSLLNGVDGGPSHFWASAAAEAGAQRSEVRYNKRSQTSWTSSCTTRNAISSSYSSTGGLPGLKQKRGPASSHCQLTLSSSKTVSEDGPQAVSSGHTRCEKAADIAPGQTLAPRNGSPRSQASRPRRRKFPLLPRRRGEPLMLPPPLELGFRVTAEDLDLEKEAAFQRINSELQAEAKAISDCTQPCHFQMEAVAGMNERQQLLATGRS, encoded by the exons ATGGCTGAGCAGGACAAGGACCCTAGAGTCCAAGAGAATCCTGATGATCAGAGAAGGGTCCCCGAGGTCACCAGGGATGCACGGTCTGCATTTCGGCCCCTGTCGGACAACGGAGGCCTCTCTCCCTTTGTGCCCAGGCCCGGGCCTCTGCAGAGAGACCGCCATGCCCAGAGGTCAGAATTCAGATATAACCAGAGATCCCAGACCTCCTGGACGAGCTCGTGCCCCGAACTAAATTCCATCTCGAGCTCCTACAGCTCTACAGGAGGCCTCCTGGGGCTAAAGCGGAGGTGGGGGCCAGCCTCATCCCACTGCCAGCTGACCCgcagttcctcaaagacagtGAGTGAGGACGGACCTCAGGCTGTCTCTTCTGGTCACACCCAGTGTGAAAAGACGGCAGATATAGCACCAGGGCAGACACTGGCCCTCAGGAATGGCTCCCCCAGATCCCAGGCCTCTAGGCCCCGTAAACGCAAGCTTCCCCTGCCGTCACGCAGGCAAGGGGATCCTCTGATGCTGCCACCTCCCTTAGTGCTGGGGTTCCAGGTCACTGCTGAAGACCTGGACCTGGAGAAGGAGGCGGCATTCCAGCGCATCAACAGTGAACTGCGGGCTGAGGCCAAAGCCATCTCGGACTGTAGACCCTCACGGCCTTCCCACGCTTTGTCCTCACTTGCAACAGGGACTTCTGGTGTGCCTACCATCTCTAAAGCACCCAGTATGGATGCACAGCAGGAGAGacacaagtcccaagactgcctgggcccagtggcccccctagcttctgctgcagaggtcccctctacagctcctgtgtctgggaagaagcacagaccaccaggccccctgttctcctcctcagatccccttcctgccacctctTCCCACTCCCGGGACTCAGCCCAGGTCACCTCGCTgattcctgcccccttcccagctgCAAGCATGGATGCGGACATCAGAAGAACAACGCCTGGCACTTCTGCTCCTGCAGCTGCCGCAGaagcccctcccccctccacatTGAACCCCACATCGGGGTCActactgaatggagtggatggaggccCTTCACATTTCTGGGCCACAGTCACAGCTGAAGCAGGtgcccagaggtcagaagtcagaTATAACAAGAGATCCCAGACCTCCTGGACGAGCTCGTGCCCCAAACAAATTGCCACCTCGAGCTCCTACAGCTCTACGGGAGGCCTCCCTGGGCTAAAGCGGAGGTGGGGGCCAGCCTCATCCCACTGCCAGCTGACCTgcagttcctcaaagacagtGAGTGAGGACGGACCTCAGGCTGTCTCTTCGGGTCACACCCAGTGTGAAAAGACGGCAGATATAGCACCAGGGCAGACACTGGCCCTCAGGAATGGCTCCCCCAGATCCCAGGCCTCTAGGCCCCGTAAACGCAAGCTTCCCCTGCCGTCACGCAGGCAAGGGGATCCTCTGATGCTGCCACCTCCCTTAGTGCTGGGGTTCCAGGTCACTGCTGAAGACCTGGACCTGGAGAAGGAGGCGGCATTCCAGCGCATCAACAGTGAACTGCGGGCTGAGGCCAAAGCCATCTCGGACTGTAGACCCTCACGGCCTTCCCACGCTTTGTCCTCACTTGCAACAGGGACTTCTGGTGTGCCTACCATCTCTAAAGCACCCAGTATGGATGCACAGCAGGAGAGacacaagtcccaagactgcctgggcccagtggcccccctagcttctgctgcagaggtcccctctacagctcctgtgtctgggaagaagcacagaccaccaggccccctgttctcctcctcagatccccttcctgccacctctTCCCACTCCCGGGACTCAGCCCAGGTCACCTCGCTgattcctgcccccttcccagctgCAAGCATGGATGCGGACATCAGAAGAACAACGCCTGGCACTTCTGCTCCTGCAGCTGCCGCAGaagcccctcccccctccacatTGAACCCCACGTCGGGGTCActactgaatggagtggatggaggccCTTCACATTTCTGGGCCACAGTCACAGCTGAAGCAGGtgcccagaggtcagaagtcagaTATAACAAGAGATCCCAGACCTCCTGGACGAGCTCGTGCCCCAAACAAATTGCCACCTCGAGCTCCTACAGCTCTACGGGAGGCCTCCCTGGGCTAAAGCGGAGGTGGGGGCCAGCCTCATCCCACTGCCAGCTGACCTgcagttcctcaaagacagtGAGTGAGGACGGACCTCAGGCTGTCTCTTCGGGTCACACCCAGTGTGAAAAGACGGCAGATATAGCACCAGGGCAGACACTGGCCCTCAGGAATGGCTCCCCCAGATCCCAGGCCTCTAGGCCCCGTAAACGCAAGCTTCCCCTGCCGTCACGCAGGCAAGGGGATCCTCTGATGCTGCCACCTCCCTTAGTGCTGGGGTTCCAGGTCACTGCTGAAGACCTGGACCTGGAGAAGGAGGCGGCATTCCAGCGCATCAACAGTGAACTGCGGGCTGAGGCCAAAGCCATCTCGGACTGTAGACCCTCACGGCCTTCCCACGCTTTGTCCTCACTTGCAACAGGGACTTCTGGTGTGCCTACCATCTCTAAAGCACCCAGTATGGATGCACAGCAGGAGAGacacaagtcccaagactgcctgggcccagtggcccccctagcttctgctgcagaggtcccctctacagctcctgtgtctgggaagaagcacagaccaccaggccccctgttctcctcctcagatccccttcctgccacctctTCCCACTCCCGGGACTCAGCCCAGGTCACCTCGCTgattcctgcccccttcccagctgCAAGCATGGATGCGGACATCAGAAGAACAACGCCTGGCACTTCTGCTCCTGCAGCTGCCGCAGaagcccctcccccctccacatTGAACCCCACGTCGGGGTCActactgaatggagtggatggaggccCTTCACATTTCTGGGCCACAGTCACAGCTGAAGCAGGtgcccagaggtcagaagtcagaTATAACAAGAGATCCCAGACCTCCTGGACGAGCTCGTGCCCCAAACAAATTGCCACCTCGAGCTCCTACAGCTCTACGGGAGGCCTCCCTGGGCTAAAGCGGAGGTGGGGGCCAGCCTCATCCCACTGCCAGCTGACCTgcagttcctcaaagacagtGAGTGAGGACGGACCTCAGGCTGTCTCTTCGGGTCACACCCAGTGTGAAAAGACGGCAGATATAGCACCAGGGCAGACACTGGCCCTCAGGAATGGCTCCCCCAGATCCCAGGCCTCTAGGCCCCGTAAACGCAAGCTTCCCCTGCCGTCACGCAGGCAAGGGGATCCTCTGATGCTGCCACCTCCCTTAGTGCTGGGGTTCCAGGTCACTGCTGAAGACCTGGACCTGGAGAAGGAGGCGGCATTCCAGCGCATCAACAGTGAACTGCGGGCTGAGGCCAAAGCCATCTCGGACTGTAGACCCTCACGGCCTTCCCACGCTTTGTCCTCACTTGCAACAGGGACTTCTGGTGTGCCTACCATCTCTAAAGCACCCAGTATGGATGCACAGCAGGAGAGacacaagtcccaagactgcctgggcccagtggcccccctagcttctgctgcagaggtcccctctacagctcctgtgtctgggaagaagcacagaccaccaggccccctgttctcctcctcagatccccttcctgccacctctTCCCACTCCCGGGACTCAGCCCAGGTCACCTCGCTgattcctgcccccttcccagctgCAAGCATGGATGCGGACATCAGAAGAACAACGCCTGGCACTTCTGCTCCTGCAGCTGCCGCAGaagcccctcccccctccacatTGAACCCCACGTCGGGGTCActactgaatggagtggatggaggccCTTCACATTTCTGGGCCACAGTCACAGCTGAAGCAGGtgcccagaggtcagaagtcagaTATAACAAGAGATCCCAGACCTCCTGGACGAGCTCGTGCCCCAAACAAATTGCCACCTCGAGCTCCTACAGCTCTACGGGAGGCCTCCCTGGGCTAAAGCGGAGGTGGGGGCCAGCCTCATCCCACTGCCAGCTGACCTgcagttcctcaaagacagtGAGTGAGGACGGACCTCAGGCTGTCTCTTCGGGTCACACCCAGTGTGAAAAGACGGCAGATATAGCACCAGGGCAGACACTGGCCCTCAGGAATGGCTCCCCCAGATCCCAGGCCTCTAGGCCCCGTAAACGCAAGCTTCCCCTGCCGTCACGCAGGCAAGGGGATCCTCTGATGCTGCCACCTCCCTTAGAGCTGGGGTTCCGGGTCACTGCCGAAGACCTGGACCTGGAGAAGGAGGCGGCATTCCAGCGCATCAACAGTGAACTGCGGGCTGAGACCAGGGCCATCTCGGACTGTAGACCCTCACGGCCTTCCCACACTTTGTCCTCACTTGCAACAGGGGCTTCTGGTCTGCCTGCCATCTCTAAAGCACCCAGTATGGATGCACAGCAGGAGAGacacaagtcccaagactgcCTGGGCCCAGTGGCCCCCCTAGCTTCTGCTGCAGAGGTCCTCTCTACAGCTCCTGTGTCTGGGAAGAAGCACAGACCACCAGGCccccttttctcctcctcagATACCTGTCCTGCCACCTCTTCCCACTCCCGGGACTCAGCCCAGGTCACCTCGCTgattcctgcccccttcccagctgCAAGCATGGATGCGGGCATCAGAAGAACAAGGCCTGGCACTTCTGCTCCTGCAGCtgccacagcagcccctcccccctccacatTGAACCCCACGTCGGGGTCActactgaatggagtggatggaggccCTTCACATTTCTGGGCCTCAGCCGCAGCTGAAGCAGGtgcccagaggtcagaagtcagaTATAACAAGAGATCCCAGACCTCCTGGACGAGCTCGTGCACCACACGAAATGCCATCTCGAGTTCCTACAGCTCTACGGGAGGTCTCCCGGGGCTAAAGCAGAAGAGGGGGCCAGCTTCATCCCACTGCCAGCTAACCCTCAGTTCCTCAAAGACAGTGAGTGAGGACGGACCTCAGGCTGTCTCTTCGGGTCACACCCGGTGTGAAAAGGCGGCAGATATAGCACCAGGGCAGACACTCGCCCCCAGGAATGGCTCCCCCAGATCCCAGGCCTCTAGGCCCCGTAGACGCAA TGAACTGCGGGCTGAGGCCAAAGCCATCTCGGACTGTAGACCCTCACGGCCTTCCCACGCTTTGTCCTCACTTGCAACAGGGACTTCTGGTGTGCCTACCATCTCTAAAGCACCCAGTATGGATGCACAGCAGGAGAGacacaagtcccaagactgcctgggcccagtggcccccctagcttctgctgcagaggtcccctctacagctcctgtgtctgggaagaagcacagaccaccaggccccctgttctcctcctcagatccccttcctgccacctctTCCCACTCCCGGGACTCAGCCCAGGTCACCTCGCTgattcctgcccccttcccagctgCAAGCATGGATGCGGACATCAGAAGAACAACGCCTGGCACTTCTGCTCCTGCAGCTGCCGCAGaagcccctcccccctccacatTGAACCCCACGTCGGGGTCActactgaatggagtggatggaggccCTTCACATTTCTGGGCCACAGTCACAGCTGAAGCAGGtgcccagaggtcagaagtcagaTATAACAAGAGATCCCAGACCTCCTGGACGAGCTCGTGCCCCAAACAAATTGCCACCTCGAGCTCCTACAGCTCTACGGGAGGCCTCCCTGGGCTAAAGCGGAGGTGGGGGCCAGCCTCATCCCACTGCCAGCTGACCTgcagttcctcaaagacagtGAGTGAGGACGGACCTCAGGCTGTCTCTTCGGGTCACACCCAGTGTGAAAAGACGGCAGATATAGCACCAGGGCAGACACTGGCCCTCAGGAATGGCTCCCCCAGATCCCAGGCCTCTAGGCCCCGTAAACGCAAGCTTCCCCTGCCGTCACGCAGGCAAGGGGATCCTCTGATGCTGCCACCTCCCTTAGTGCTGGGGTTCCAGGTCACTGCTGAAGACCTGGACCTGGAGAAGGAGGCGGCATTCCAGCGCATCAACAGTGAACTGCGGGCTGAGGCCAAAGCCATCTCGGACTGTAGACCCTCACGGCCTTCCCACGCTTTGTCCTCACTTGCAACAGGGACTTCTGGTGTGCCTACCATCTCTAAAGCACCCAGTATGGATGCACAGCAGGAGAGacacaagtcccaagactgcctgggcccagtggcccccctagcttctgctgcagaggtcccctctacagctcctgtgtctgggaagaagcacagaccaccaggccccctgttctcctcctcagatccccttcctgccacctctTCCCACTCCCGGGACTCAGCCCAGGTCACCTCGCTgattcctgcccccttcccagctgCAAGCATGGATGCGGACATCAGAAGAACAACGCCTGGCACTTCTGCTCCTGCAGCTGCCGCAGaagcccctcccccctccacatTGAACCCCACGTCGGGGTCActactgaatggagtggatggaggccCTTCACATTTCTGGGCCACAGTCACAGCTGAAGCAGGtgcccagaggtcagaagtcagaTATAACAAGAGATCCCAGACCTCCTGGACGAGCTCGTGCCCCAAACAAATTGCCACCTCGAGCTCCTACAGCTCTACGGGAGGCCTCCCTGGGCTAAAGCGGAGGTGGGGGCCAGCCTCATCCCACTGCCAGCTGACCTgcagttcctcaaagacagtGAGTGAGGACGGACCTCAGGCTGTCTCTTCGGGTCACACCCAGTGTGAAAAGACGGCAGATATAGCACCAGGGCAGACACTGGCCCTCAGGAATGGCTCCCCCAGATCCCAGGCCTCTAGGCCCCGTAAACGCAAGCTTCCCCTGCCGTCACGCAGGCAAGGGGATCCTCTGATGCTGCCACCTCCCTTAGAGCTGGGGTTCCGGGTCACTGCCGAAGACCTGGACCTGGAGAAGGAGGCGGCATTCCAGCGCATCAACAGTGAACTGCGGGCTGAGACCAGGGCCATCTCGGACTGTAGACCCTCACGGCCTTCCCACACTTTGTCCTCACTTGCAACAGGGGCTTCTGGTCTGCCTGCCATCTCTAAAGCACCCAGTATGGATGCACAGCAGGAGAGacacaagtcccaagactgcCTGGGCCCAGTGGCCCCCCTAGCTTCTGCTGCAGAGGTCCTCTCTACAGCTCCTGTGTCTGGGAAGAAGCACAGACCACCAGGCccccttttctcctcctcagATACCTGTCCTGCCACCTCTTCCCACTCCCGGGACTCAGCCCAGGTGACCTCGCTgattcctgcccccttcccagctgCAAGCATGGATGCGGGCATCAGAAGAACAAGGCCTGGCACTTCTGCTCCTGCAGCtgccacagcagcccctcccccctccacatTGAACCCCACGTCGGGGTCActactgaatggagtggatggaggccCTTCACATTTCTGGGCCTCAGCCGCAGCTGAAGCAGGtgcccagaggtcagaagtcagaTATAACAAGAGATCCCAGACCTCCTGGACGAGCTCGTGCACCACACGAAATGCCATCTCGAGTTCCTACAGCTCTACGGGAGGTCTCCCGGGGCTAAAGCAGAAGAGGGGGCCAGCTTCATCCCACTGCCAGCTAACCCTCAGTTCCTCAAAGACAGTGAGTGAGGACGGACCTCAGGCTGTCTCTTCGGGTCACACCCGGTGTGAAAAGGCGGCAGATATAGCACCAGGGCAGACACTCGCCCCCAGGAATGGCTCCCCCAGATCCCAGGCCTCTAGGCCCCGTAGACGCAAGTTTCCCCTGCTGCCACGCAGGCGAGGGGAGCCTTTGATGCTGCCACCTCCCTTAGAGCTGGGGTTCCGGGTCACTGCTGAAGACCTGGACCTGGAGAAGGAGGCGGCATTCCAGCGCATCAACAGTGAACTGCAGGCTGAGGCCAAGGCCATCTCGGACTGCACACAGCCCTGCCATTttcag ATGGAGGCAGTGGCCGGAATGAATGAACGGCAACAATTGCTGGCAACCGGCAGAAGCTGA
- the LOC129023463 gene encoding ubl carboxyl-terminal hydrolase 18-like yields LGLPKCWDYRREPPRLADFWIFFVETRFYHVGQAGLELSTSGLVGLHNIGQTCCLNSLIQVFVMNVDFARILKRITVPRGADEQRRSVPFQMLLLLEKMQDSRQKAVRPLELAYCLQKYNVPLFVQHDAAQLYLKLWNLMKDQITDVHLVERLQALYMIRMKDSLICLDCAMESSRNSSMLTLPLSLFDVDSKPLKTLEDALHCFFQPRELSRKSKCFCENCGKKTHRKQVLKLTHFPQTLTIHLMRFSIRNSQTRKICHSLYFPQSLDFSQVLPTKQESCDAEEQPGGQFELFAVIAHVGMADSGHYCVYIRNAVDGKWFCFNDSNICLVSWEDIQCTYGNPNYHWQETAYLLVYMKMEC; encoded by the exons cttggcctcccaaagtgctgggattacaggcgcgagccaccgcgcctggctgatttttggattttttttgtagagacacggttttaccatgttggccaggctggtcttgaactctcgacctcag GCCTGGTTGGTTTACACAACATTGGACAGACCTGCTGCCTTAACTCCTTGATTCAGGTATTTGTAATGAATGTGGACTTCGCCAGGATATTGAAGAG GATCACGGTGCCCAGGGGAGCTGATGAGCAGAGGAGAAGCGTCCCTTTCCAGATGCTTCTGCTGCTGGAGAAGATGCAGGACAGCCGGCAGAAAGCAGTGCGGCCCCTGGAGCTGGCCTACTGCCTGCAGAAGTACAATGTGCCCC TGTTTGTCCAACATGATGCTGCTCAACTGTACCTCAAACTCTGGAACCTGATGAAGGACCAGATCACTGATGTGCACTTG GTGGAGAGGCTGCAGGCCCTGTATATGATCCGGATGAAGGACTCCTTGATTTGCCTTGACTGTGCCATGGAGAGTAGCAGAAACAGCAGCATGCTCACcctcccactttctctttttgatgTGGACTCAAAGCCCCTGAAGACACTG GAGGACGCCCTGCATTGCTTCTTCCAGCCCAGGGAGTTATCAAGAAAAAGCAAGTGCTTCTGTGAGAACTGTGGGAAGAAGACCCATAGGAAACAG GTCTTGAAGCTGACCCATTTTCCCCAGACCCTGACAATCCACCTCATGCGATTCTCCATCAGGAATTCACAGACGAGAAAGATCTGCCACTCCCTGTACTTCCCCCAGAGCTTGGATTTCAGTCAGGTCCTTCCAACGAAGCAAGAGTCTTGTGATGCTGAGGAGCAG cctggagggcagttTGAGCTTTTTGCTGTGATTGCGCACGTGGGAATGGCAGACTCCGGTCATTACTGTGTCTACATCCGGAATGCTGTGGATGGAAAATGGTTCTGCTTCAATGACTCCAATATTTGCTTG GTGTCCTGGGAAGACATCCAGTGTACCTATGGAAATCCTAACTACCACTG GCAGGAAACTGCATATCTTCTGGTTTACATGAAGATGGAGTGCTAA